The Macadamia integrifolia cultivar HAES 741 chromosome 3, SCU_Mint_v3, whole genome shotgun sequence genome segment atatatatatatatatatatttcctctTTACtataatgaattaaaaaaaataataataaggaatCCTTATTTGATGGGAAAGAGGAGCTCGTTGCCCACATGTAATAGAATCATAATTGCAATGATGAGTGTCATGTATCAATGATAAAAGACGAGTCTTGCCGCAACGAGAGAAAATATGTGAGAGGGTGTATATATAAGGGTGGTGCATACatcattttttccaaaaatttatttgaAGAGACCAATCCATCacatattttatataaatatagggAAGCCCTCTCTAGAAGTCAACGTGACCTCTACACTCATACATAAGGAGAGGCAAAATGATTATCCAAAAAAACCCGGCCTAGTCCAACTCAACCCAACTCAGCTTGACCCAATTTTAACCatgatctattattgtgttcaGTAATAATGTTCCCGTTTCCCTAgacccacatcatgtgttaagTGTTACCCAAGCTATTTATATGACTTCAACCCATGTCATGTATTATATAAGCCACATATTCTTACCTATTGAGCTAGAGTCTAAGACGACCAAATGGCCAAACTATTCCACCCTTCTTTTTATGGGTGTTTGTGTCTTGTCACATATTGATATCAACTTAGATATAACAGCATTCATGAAAAATTGGGCCAAAATTTGGCCTATGCAGTTTATGGGAGATGCCGTGAAGGCAAGTGATTAAAAAGTCCATCTTACaaccaaattgacaaccttGTTTGCTGCAAATTTATGAATTAGGAGTGGACAAGGGTTGGCCATAGTCTTAACATCTCCCCACCCACACTTTGGTAAGTATAGGTTTAACATTCATGACCCTTtgtagggagaaaaaaaaaaaatttacaactaGGGTCAACCCGTCCCAACCCTGAGCTCAACAAGGTTGGGCCTGAGCATGAACCCGATAGGATTAAGTTGGGCCTGAGTTGAGTTTGAGAGACCCAAGATTGAGTTGGGGTTTTAAGCAACCCGATCCAGCGTGGCCTTAAGCTCTACTTCCACACATGCCTCATTGATCCCCACAATGATGGAAGGGCATGCAGTCTTTTAGGGAACcctttcccattttatttaggTAACAAAATAGGACTTGGATCAGCCCGGGACGGACCGCTTGTTTGAGACCTTAGGAGGTGCCAATGCGGTTAAACCCGGTCCGATTCGCAAAAGTAAACAGGTATCAAAGTGTAACTGGGTTGCGCCGTCGACACAGTCACAGACTGCGAGCGTCGAGCGACCTAGCGAGAGAGGGAGATGGGATTGGGAGCATTGAGAAACCTGATTCGTCCTTTGGCTAGAGCTGTTGTAAAGCAGAGTGCCGGCCATTTCCCGGCGCCGTCGCCATCGCCATCTTCGGCATTAACCGAGTTGCGTTGGTCTTTTGGTTCGCTGCAGCTGCACACACCATGGATTCCGTTGTCGAATGGTTTTAATAGCTTAACAGACACTCGATTTCCCAAGAGAAGGCCAGGCTATAAACCTCGAAGAAAAAGGGCTAGCTTAAAACCACCAGGTTCGTATTCGATCTCTATGTCTCAGATCATCTCTGTTATTTGCACCGATCACTGAGAATCGAAGAAAaggtttctattatttttgtttctggTCAAGAATTGGGTATCCTCTAAGTTTatagcataattttttttttattattgccTGTGTTTATTTGTAATTGCATATGGGTTCTCTTTCTTGAAGCTAATTTTTTACTTAATTCATGACACCTGCAAATCTATTTGTAGTATTAGAATAGCGAATCATTGAAATTCCTCATTTGTATTCGAAGTGCTTTGCGATTAACGTACTCTTTGTACTGATAATCGTGGTTTATTGAAAAAAATGCAGGTCCATATGCTTGGGTGCAGTACACACCTGGTGAACCAATAGCTGCAAGCAATCCTAATGAAGGAAGTGTTAAGGGAAGGAACGAGAAGAAGCGCATGAGACAGCGGAGGGCATTTATACTGGTATTTCCATCTTAATGTCTTTGCAGCTTACATTTTGGTGTTTATTGTAGTATTTATTCTCTAATACTGTTTAAAGagctctcttctttatttattattattatttttttttctcctttcaactttagatttttttgcctccctttcccctATTTTCCTAGAACTTAGTTTGGTGAGTGTTAAGTAGTTTATAACCAGGTGTTTTGCCAACCAAGCTAGATTATGCTTGCATGTTGGTTGATTTGTTATGTAAAGATGTTGTATTCACCAAATCGAAGTTCTCTTGCTCATGCTAATCGTTTAACATTTATTATTAACTTTTCTCTTTCCATTgagtagtttttatttttcttctgatGTAACAAAACTTTGTAGTTTGAACGGTTCTGAATAAGTAGAGTAGTGATATAAAACAAACAGGGAGATAGTGGTTGCTAGGCTGCTATTTTATCTTTGAGTTTTTGGTCAGTTACTTCAAATATTTTGTTGGTTCAGAGTGTAACCTTCTCCACCGCCCACCCaccacaccccaaaaaaaatgaaagaaaaagtgtCCAAACACTACAATTGCCTGTGCCACACACAGAGTTGCAGCTTCTTCCTCAGACATTAGATAAGGATACCTGTGAAGTGAGCTTTCTCTGTGATATCTTGTTGTCTCACAGTTAGTAAACCAGGGTCCTGAAAAGTATGGTATGGGCGACCTATGGGTATAATTTGGTTTGGACAATGGAAAATGGATCAAAAGATTCAAGTTGATATATTTATAAATACCTTATGCAGAGTAACGATTTTTACAATAGAAGTAtatgaaataaatgaaaaaatacaaaatgataTGGATTATGTACTTGAAAATACAACCAACAAATAAAATACACGCCATTAAAGTCTGAAAATGTAGTTTTTCTGTTCATGAGTGTTGTCACCAAATCCTTTCATATCCTCTCTGCCCATTTGTgcagtaaagaaaagaaaattgactcCCACAAAAAAAGGAGGCTACATAATGAAGACCTCAGTACTCATACAGCAGGGTTCATGAATCATAACAGTCGACCGAGGACTAGTTACTAGTTGATTGAGTAGTTAATACCTACCAACTGGTATAGTTTGTATATGAATCATGTATTTGTTATCTTGTCAACAAGCAGTCAACACCATTACTATTTTGTTCACCCCCTATCTGAGGTTTTCTGCTCCTCCCTTTAGAATTTTATATTAATGGATAAAACAGAATTCTTGTGTATATGTCTATAAACTATTTGCCCGCTCTACTAAAGTTGGAgatttcttgttgtgttgaaaatCTGGTCTTCCTTTCTTGTTATTGTTCTTGTTCCTTTTCGTAAAGGTCTTTCAGGGCATAGCTTGAATTTCATAGTTCTAGTTGTCATTTGGTTTTGATTAAAAGAACCCCTACTGTAGGATTAAATAGATGGCGTGAATGGTCCTAGGAGTAAGATCAGAAATTTAATTTGGATTCAAACTGCATTCCATTGACGGTGATTCTAACCAGAAATAGACATATTTGCAGTTCCAGAAGATATAATCTGGACATGGCAGTATCATTAGGAACATAAAAATAATTGCATGAACTGTAGAAATCATACTGGGATTGATTAGACGACTAAGTCTTGGTTTATTTTGCCACAAATTTGCGTCTAATAAAGACCATAACGCAGAGTTCATAAACAATGTTAGCAGCAGTGGAATAGCATAAACCTCATGACAACAGTAGCTAAAGGTCATGATATTCCCACAAGAAGAAGACAAGGAAACACTCTTATGAATAACATAATCAACTGACTCTGCCATCGTTTGCCTTGACCTCTATGTTACTAATTATCTGAACTCCCtccacagaaaaataaaaaataaaaaatataaaaattctaACTCGTAGTTTGATGACAAAATACAAGCAAATACTCTCTCTTACTAATCCTAGGGTGCCATGGACTTTAATCAAGTTACTGAAAAACAAACCTCAGAGCTATGCATTTGTTTCCCTAATATATTTACacttctaataaaataaaaattgcaaaGCAACTCAAATATTGTAGAAGAACCATACAAGACATTTGTAGGAGGATATATGGTGGAAAAGTTGACGGATTAGTTATTACTGTATCTCCACAGAACCATACATGAGATTTTCACCTCATATGGCTTTTCGATCAATTCTTTTGAAGTCATGGATCCTTTTTATTgttcaagaaaatatcttctcttcttccactCTGATCCGAAGTGTAACTAGGACCAATTCAGTCACAATAAGTTATcactttccattttttgtttcccTAGTTTATGTACacatacaataaagtaaaaatttTTGCAAAAGCAATCAACTTCAAGAAAACCATTTGACACATTTTTAGGAGGATTTGCTTTCTAAAGGAGTTGACTTTGAACTGCAAAAAATACAGTGCATTCAGTTTGTGTGGGATGCCAAGGCATAGCAGTTAATCAGATTCTGGAACTTGGGTATGGATTTTTAGAACATGTGCTATTGTGAGATTGCCATGTTCCAACTCTTTCCTGCTTAGCTGCTAGTTTGGCATGGTATGAGATGTGAGTATTGTCGCAGTGTTTGTTAATTGATACTGTGTATTTGTTATTAACAATTCATTCTCTAAAACAAGTTATTCATGtttcttgttcttatttttaataaaaataaatttgttaGGCTTACTCTGAGGCTTACAGAAAGGGCTTGAGATGGAGCTTTAGGTGGCAAAGAATCTTTGGGATCCATTTGTCTGTAGGCGGGCTTCTTATATGCTAGTAAAAAGGGGATATCTTTTTATTCTCAGAAACTAGATCCCCCATTCTTTATGAGTCGGTTAGTTTATTGTGTTTGAAGTTTTCCCACTTTGAAGCTCCATTTTGGATGTAGAGTTCCCCTAACAGGCGTTCAAAGAGTTTGAGGCTCCTACCCTGTAATgttgtttaataaatgattcacAACTCTTTGCTGAATCCAAATCCGGAGTTCCTATTAGCTGTTTTTGAGATCCCAGCAATAATATCTCAGTTTTCAAAGGAGTGGCCCATGAGCCTGGAAGTCATGGAGTATGCCTTCACCTTGTAAAACATGCTTTGTTCATAGATGAGGATATCGTGAGTCTAGTTGTCAATACTACAAGTAATATTTGAGTAGTCCATCTCACTTTCTATAAGCTTTCAATCGCCACCCCAACACCCCCTTCCCCCGGGCCCTGGGCGGGAGGGGAGTGGAAGCAAAGGCACTTCATGATTTGCCTGGTTTAGTCCAACTCAACTCTCTATGTTTTGGGGTGCTTGGTTATTAATACAATTAAATATATTCCTATATGCTcacttcacttttttttttttttttttctaatgatacTTCTATTCTCGagtcttttttctttgttctcaCTTGAGCTTGCCTTTCGTGTATGAACAgtcagaaagaaagaaacgaaAAGTTCAGTTGCAAGAAgctaacaagaagaaaagaatcatGAGGGTAGAGCGTAAGATGGCTGCAGTGGCAAGGGAAAGAGCATGGACTCAAAGACTAGCAGAGCTGCAGCAActtgaggaagagaagaagaaatccatgGCTTGAACCGAATAGGTTAGGATATAATATGGTTCCATTGGGGAAGTTGTGCTATTCTTCTTTTATCAAATTAATTATCAGATCAAGCTTCTTGAAATCATGAAACTGCATTTTCTTTGTGAAGGGCTTCGGATTTGTGTGTATCTTTTCCCTTCCATTTGtcgtcttctttttttcctttctcttttgggAGGCAGGTTGTAttcgtttttcttttgctaCTTTCGAGTCAACAGGTTTGAGCAAACCTTCGCCATTTATATTATGCACTATTCCTGTTACACTTCCATCAGATTTAACTTAAATTAGAAAATAACTTTGACAATCCTTGCATGGTTCATCTGTCTTCCCTGGTTTATAGGGGTAGTACAGTAGCTTCGTATATTTGGGATACAGTCATATATGCTCTACCTATATATAAGAGATGAATTTTCTTACTTGTattactaccatttttttttaggtttcataTGGTATTGGTACTTTAAAGAAAATACGGCAGATACTGAAGGATACTTGAAACCTTGGGTGTGGATTCCAGGAGAGGTGTTATCAGTAATGGATGGTTAACTGAGAACATGTGTTGAATCATCCCAGTCCTGATGATCACAGCTGCTCCCAATTTGGTGACTGCTGCCGTGGGACCGTAAAAGAATGTTTTAAAGGTCATCAAGAAAAGGGGGTATATGGTCCTCTGATATTTGGGAAAACTGACTTTGGAGGCCCGTCCGATTCTTTTATGTTTGTTATTCAGGTAAGTTAATAGGGTGTCTTGGGAAATGGTTGGCCGGTTATCAGTGTAGGGTCAGTATCATAGACAGGGTGCCCTCAGGATTTGCTAAGTGTCTATCTTGTGAGATAACTGAACTAACTGGGCTACTATTTCATGGAAGTATTTGACCAGCCAGGGATTTTTGCCCTAGGCGATTTTCTTCAATTGTATCCCTCTGTGAGGTCTAGGGTcaagatttcttttttaaaaattgttGTTGTAAACGACTTGCAGTTTTGCCATCCATAGGGCTCCACCTTCatgttcctcttcttccttgctgccAAATCTTTGTAGCTATATCTTGTGGCTCCTAACCGCCTTGAACCATTATCATGAAGAGAAATATTAAGTGCTTGACATGCCAAGCATTATAAAGTCCCAGATTCTGACTTTCCGCAAGAACTGAATCTGCATAAGACCCAGGATTTAGTATCTATCCATACACGTTTAAACAGGTGGATTAGAGCTGATCTTCAATTTATACCAACAGAAACAGGGATAGGAGAAGGTTGGCACCACATTCATTTGTTTGGATATCTATTAGGAGCTATCAGATACTTTGGCAAATAGATAAAGACACTGGTGAAATCTATCGTTCTCAGGAGTCAGGATCTGGAAGATACTACTTGATGGGCTCAATTGCTAAAGCTATATTTTTCCCGAACTTTAAGAAGAAATGGGTGTCACTGTTATTGGgagtttcttcttcatcttgacCGTCGGGAAGCTGATGCTGTAATCTTCCTCGGCCACCCATCTGCAAACAAGAAACAGAAAGATCAGCAAAATGCATACCATTTGATAACCTAGGATGAGAAGACCTTTTTATCATTCTCCTCAGCTACTCCAGTCGTCCCTTGCCTGTAGCGAAGACAAAATGAGGGACCATGTTGACTCGAAGATGTTGGGGGCTATAGAGATATTGTTCCACATGGGTTATCTGGGATCTTAGATATGTCTTAATATACCTTTGGAACTATCTCCACCTAATGGTTTAAGATATTGGATTAAACCGCCAAGTGGTATTGCATGGGCTATCCCACCCCACTATATTTAACGAAGACAATTCATCTACCAACCCGCTGTTATGTATGAACTATGAACCTTAATTCAATCACAACTTTTATAAAGACAACACTTGGACAATTGTTCAAACAACAGGGGACTGTATAAATACCTGTAACGAGTGAcaagatgatgaaggaaaatggaGACTTCCAACCTTGAGAACTCGAAACCAGGGCAGAGTCTCTGCCCGCCACCAAACGGTGTGAAAAAGTTACTACTGCTAAGGATTCCTTCCTTTTTCtgccaaaaataaaacaagtcaTCAATCTGAAACAAGATTTGTAAGAAGCAAAATAGGGTCAAGGAATTAAAGATATTCATTGCAGGATGCTTAGGTTTTGAATCAAAATATTGTGAAAATTTTAATACCTTCCCTCACTTAATGTGTGATGGCGTATTTGTACTCCACCAATGAAGATAATTGCTTCATAACAAAACTCGTCTACCAAGGgaaaattactttttttcttttttccttttccttgtttttgGTAAGAGGTTAAGTTATTGATCAACCATGCATGTGGAGCTCAAGGTTTACTAAGTTTCTGAATCCAAGGAATGGAATTAGGCCAGACTATCATACATGCAATAGACAGGACCCTCCGAGCTAGGGTATATGCTACactaagggaaaattctacaacTAAGTGGAAGAGTAGCATATTTGTGCCACGAAATGGTTCATAATTTTAGATGTCACAACTGATTGAGTACGTATAGTAAACAAAAGGGCATACTcaatgcatgaggctcttgCCAATATGAGGCTTGGggaaggtcataatgtacataGCCTTTCGACATTCAGTAACTATAGTATGACACAGAAAAAGGCATTGcagtctctgtttttttttatgttcaaACTTTCCCTCGCTCTCTCTTACCTGCCATCTCCACGGATCAAATTGACAAGAATTCTCATAATTTTCGTCATCGAAGTGAATAGAAGTAAAGGATGCCAAGACGCACCATCCCCTGGGAATCAAATATCCTGCAAACAAAGTCATCCACCATTGGAATCCAAGGAAATACAAACACCCAGAAAGATGGGCAAGAGATAAAAAACAGCAGCCTTGAGCCCAAAGTATGAGTAGAACAAGGGGATACCATTGATGTCTACATCTTTGAGAGCTTTTCTCCAAACCGCATTGATGATGTTTGCCATTCTGAGAGTTTCATTGATCACCTAATGGAATGGATACAAAGCCAAACCATTCAATTTGCATGCATTGCTCGTCaataagaaagaagacaaaATCATTTTAATTTCATAATTGATTTCATTCACTCACATCTTGAGTGAATGGCAGTGACATGTAATCCGTCCAATCATATTCCTTGCCTGTACTATCCTTTTGTCTCTTGAGCTCCATGTTTTCCTCCTTTcccaacaaaaacaaacaacaataataataggGTCAATCTCCATTCACCATGCCTGATGACAACATTTCATgtggcataaaaaaaataaataaataaaaagttctTCTAACATATAAgataaaagcaaaaaagaagacTACCCAGTCGTGTTCCCCTATGCCCACACACAAGGACGAGCGACATGGCCATCCCATTCTTCATATTAGATGCTCTCATGTGCCCCTTCATTGACCCTGAGATGGTGCAAAGGCCACACAACTAGGCAACACGCCCTTCTCCTAAGGTAAAACAACATTAATTAGGCTCACATTTTGATTACcaacccaaaataccccttatTGGAATAAAGTTTTCATAGTGCCAAGCACCACATGCTATGAGAGAATGCACAATGATTGTCTGAGTTTCATTGATGTGCATTGTCGTACGTCGGAATGCATACTATTACATGTCAAGGTATTTGATTGATTAATATCCAAAGCTTAGCACATGGTTGATATAGACAATGAGATCTCTATCAGATAGTCTCTAAGTTTCCAAATCACTTTCGCTCTCTAATACAAGATAAGTCATATAGTACTATGGTAGAACTacaaaaaatgggaaaacattGGGTATGCCACTTGTAAACCTAGAtgtgtgtctatctctctccttctcccttgaAAAGGTCTCGTGTATCTTTTCATCTCAACCCTCTCATTGGTTGAATAGTTAccttaaagaaagaaaaatataatagacATAAACATTAAAGTAGGGCCAATTAAAGACATATACATCAAACAAATTTGCATGGGCCATTTTGGATCCTCACAAGGCTCAAAAGCAAAGTGTACACTTTCCCCACGCCTGAGAACATGGTTTAAAACGCTTTTTCGAAAAAACTAATGAACAAAAACTGGGCCATCAATGAACCACGTGTACTTTCTTGTGCTGTTCCCAGCTCCTTAGGTTACACCCCCTGGCCCTAATCCTCCTTTCACCCTTTCTGTCCTACCTCAAATTGATGTTATCCGCCTATACACATATCGGTGCTGAAATGGCATCAGTCGCCACCGATACTGATACAACTAATATGATACCGACACATAAATTCATGTATCCATAACTGGGCCATGGTTTAAGCCTTTGAGGGATCGGTTAGGGTCACCGTATATCACCGCTAACTATACTAATACCACAGATACCAGACCGCTACATACCGATAGCTCAACCCATGAACTGGGACGATTTATTTTCCAGTTTCCAGTTTCCACCCCTTCGTTGGTGGCAACCGCACTCTGCAGTCTCTGCGTAGGTCCCTCTCCCTCATCATTAATATTAGATGCGTAGGAAGTACGAACTACGACGCTTCTGACCTGAGCCGACTACCCTACAAAGGGACGACGAAGGACACTTATAATAacccttacaaaaaaaaaaaaaaaaatactaataataatataataacgTGAATGCCAATAAAAGCTTCAATAATTCAAAGCCAATTCCGGGACTACAATTGTTGGTCCCAAGTCAGCCCCCACTCACCCACCCACTGGCCCAACTCTTAATAACCCCTTAGGAGATAGGGTTGGGTCGTAGGTGGTCCTCCTCTAAGACCCCCTACCCACAAGACAACCACACGTGgcaaatttcaaattgaaaaaaaaaaaatttatttcgaCTAATCCTGTCCGTCGATTGGatcaagaaatgaaatgaaaaaggaaGTTAAATCCATACCGTTAATTGCTTGAGAGCGAGAGGGCAGTCGCTGAGATATTTGACCGCAAAGGTCATTAGCGTAGGCACGGAGTCCTCTCCTGGTATCATCAACTCTATCATTCTCTCACTTATCACATCCACCggctgttgttgctgctgctgcatCTCGTTTGATTCAACCGCTTCACACAGAAACATATCTACTACGTCCAGAATAGGTCGTCGTCCTCTCTGATCATCTCTTTCACTTTCAGACATAGTAGTAGTCGTCCTAGTAGTTCTCCCCATATTGGATTTCTTCTCCTCAACTATCCTTCTCACCATCTTCACCATCCTATCCTTGGCCTGTTCAGTGTTCCAGACAAAAAAAGGTCAAATGAAAGCAGACAAGAATCCCAGAAAAATCCATTATAGCGCTTCTTCTTACTTCTTTCTTCATTATCAGTAATTATCAATCACATGCAAGCTTGGTTTTGTTTGGCTGGATGGAAAACAGGTTAGCTCCACATGAAACTTTCTCATCTAATGGTGAAATTAAGGAGTTTTAAGTTTTCGGGTTCTAAGCATTCCTCTTCCTAATGACTAGTTTTTAAGGATGAGTTATACCCAAGTTCCAACAAGTGGTATTAAAATCAGGGCATGCCGTTCCTACTGCCTACAGCCTACTGACTACTTGCCACCCTCTCCTTAATGACTAGTTTTATGAGTTAGATAAAGTCCCAACAAGGAGGGGCAACAACAGTGTGCCTCCGTGGATTCACCACCCTCTTTGTTAATTTAATCAGACATGATGACAACAATGGTGTGCCTTTGGTGAGTAACCTGATATGGATGCTACTTGCCACCATGTCCTTAATGGTTAGTTTTTAAGGATGATGAGTTATATATCAAGTccaataattggtatcagaatCTGGGAAAGCTAGCAAGAGTgtacaaaaaaaatccataccTTCAATGACTTGTAGAACGTAGTTCCTGGTAGCTTAATAGGCAAACAAATCAACCCTTTGATGAACTCTCTAAATTCTCTCCTCAGAAACTCTAATTCTTCACTAGGACCGATACCCATCAACACCATAACCAGCACTTCAAACGTAATCTGAGAAACCCATATTTGAAAATCACGTCAAACACTTGATGAACTGCCatgggaaaattaaagaaaataatggaaatggaaaaaaaaattcccaaattcttacctttttggtttcttcttggATGTAGATAGGATCATTGCTGTCCTTCCAGTTCTCCATGGACAGAAGAACAGATTTCTCAATCACTCGAGTTATACGGGATTTGAATTGAGGAGATTTCAAGAAGCTACCGAGCAGCCCATGAACTCTCTTGTGCATGCTACCACTCATTTTCAGTATAGAATCTTTA includes the following:
- the LOC122074480 gene encoding uncharacterized protein LOC122074480, which encodes MGLGALRNLIRPLARAVVKQSAGHFPAPSPSPSSALTELRWSFGSLQLHTPWIPLSNGFNSLTDTRFPKRRPGYKPRRKRASLKPPGPYAWVQYTPGEPIAASNPNEGSVKGRNEKKRMRQRRAFILSERKKRKVQLQEANKKKRIMRVERKMAAVARERAWTQRLAELQQLEEEKKKSMA
- the LOC122074479 gene encoding 3-epi-6-deoxocathasterone 23-monooxygenase CYP90C1, with translation MDLPVLGFSILLGIIVMGWWFSWKWITNKKKNNLEMEKKDVGGSRVPKGSLGWPFIGETLDFIISGYSSRPVSFMEKRKSLYGKVFKSHLLGRPIIVSTDPYVNKVVLQNNGSTFVPYYPKSVSELMGKDSILKMSGSMHKRVHGLLGSFLKSPQFKSRITRVIEKSVLLSMENWKDSNDPIYIQEETKKITFEVLVMVLMGIGPSEELEFLRREFREFIKGLICLPIKLPGTTFYKSLKAKDRMVKMVRRIVEEKKSNMGRTTRTTTTMSESERDDQRGRRPILDVVDMFLCEAVESNEMQQQQQQPVDVISERMIELMIPGEDSVPTLMTFAVKYLSDCPLALKQLTEENMELKRQKDSTGKEYDWTDYMSLPFTQDVINETLRMANIINAVWRKALKDVDINGYLIPRGWCVLASFTSIHFDDENYENSCQFDPWRWQKKEGILSSSNFFTPFGGGQRLCPGFEFSRLEVSIFLHHLVTRYRWVAEEDYSISFPTVKMKKKLPITVTPISS